The following DNA comes from Cytophagales bacterium.
TGGTTTGGATCGGTATCTTATTAGCCATTAATCTTCAAACGTCATTCCTTACCCCACCTTTTGGATTCGCTTTATTCTACCTAAAAGGGTTAGCACCACCAGAAGTCAAAACCACGGACATCTATAAAGGCATCATCCCTTTTGTGATTATCCAACTTATTTTCCTTTTCATACTGATCCAATTCCCCCAGGTGACTGCTATTTTCTGACCTTGATTCCCGGTCAAAAAAATATATTGGGCTCCAACATATAACTAGCTCCGATACAAACATTACTACCTAACTTGAGAGAGGTCGTTAGTCAATATTGTAGGCACTAAGGCCAATTCACCTAATCAATGACCATGAAGCATCTTAAACTATTGATCCTGCTGGTAATGATTTGTCATCTGTCCATTGCTCAAGAAGTACAGGGAGAAATCGAACAGCTGCGAAACCAGGTTGCCAATCTACGACACAGTTTTGACATTGTCCGAAAACAACTAGACGATGTACTTTGGTACGATAAGGTTGGAGATGTAGCATATATCGATAAAGTATACCTAACTGGGCCTCCCAAAGCAGATCGTGTTGAAAAGAATAAAACGAGGCAAGGCTATGGGAATCCATTTCGTTTCCAGTCCTATGTTTTTATACCAAAAGGAATAGATCCGTCAAAAAAGTACCCACTATTGGTACTCCCTCACGGAGGTGTTCATAGCAACTTCAACACGTACTACACACACATCATCCGTGAATTGATGGCGCAACAATACATTGTCGTGGCTGCAGAATACCGTGGTAGCACCGGCTATGGTCGCGGGTTCTATCAGTCCATTGATTATGGTGGACTAGAAGTCGAGGATGTCTATGCTTCAAGGAATTATATGGTCGAAAACTATGACATTGTAGATGAAAGTAGGATCGGCATCTTCGGATGGAGCCATGGTGGTCTTATCACACTGATGAACATCTTCGATCATCCGAAAGACTATAAAGTGGCTTATGCTGGTGTTCCAGTTAGTGATTTGATTGCGAGGATGGGTTATAAGACGCAAGGCTACCGCGATTTGTATTCTGTGGATTATCACATCGGAAAGTCCGCTTATGCAGATGTGGAAGAATACAAAAAACGCTCACCAGCATGGCAAGCACACAAATTAGAAACACCACTCCTTATTCATACCAATACAAATGATGCGGACGTAAATGTGTTGGAAGTCGAACATTTGATCAAGTCACTAAAAGCAGAAGGCAAAAAATTCGAGTATGAAATCTATCAAGATATTCCCGGAGGTCATTCCTTCGATCGAATTGACTCCAAAAAAGCCCAGGAAGTCCGTTTGAAGATCTACAAATTCCTCGGAGGCTACCTTAACCCACCTAAAAAATTTAACTCTGTTAAAGATCTGCGGAAAGCCGCTTATCGCTTTTGAATAAAGTAACCTGACAAATACCGAGAGAAAAGAAGTCATTTAGGCAAATTGACAGAAAATGTCAATAGTTTTATTGTCATGTTTGGCGAGAAGATAAAGGCGTATCGAGAGCAACAAGGACTAAAACTCAAAGAGCTTGCTGCCAAAACCCTTATAGACCAAACCCTACTAAGCCGTTTTGAGAAAGGTTCCCGATTACCTACAGATCAGCAACTCACCGCGCTGGCCAGCGGGCTCAACACAGATCCACAAGAATTACGTGTACACTGGTTGGCGGAGAAAATTGTGAAAGTTGTTCAATATGAACCCATCGCTATCGAAGCGATGATGGTAGCCGAAGAAAGAGTTGAATATTTGTCGAGCAAAGCCGTTTTGGAATTTCCCAAAATTTCACCTCGTATTCAAAGCAAATTGATTCAAATTGATGAGTTAAAAGCAAAGTGGCAAAGCAAGCATCCACTGGGACCTTCTCATTTGAAACGCCTTCGTGAATACTTCGATATTCAATACACTTTTGAAAGCAATCGAATCGAAGGAAATACCCTTTCACTCAGAGAGACAGACTTAATCATCAATAAAGGATTGACGATCGGTGACAAATCCATGCAGGAACATCTGGAGGCCGTAAATCATGCAGAAGCCATCGATTATGTAGCGGATTTGGTGCTGGCTAAACTTAATTTGAATAAAAGGAATATCCTTGATATCCATCGGCTGATCCTAAAAGGAATTGATACTGAGAATGCTGGGGTTTACCGAAAGGTACCCGTTCGAATATCCGGAAGTACCAATGAATTGCCGCAGCCACACCGACTGGAACCCATGATGCTTGACTATTTCCAATTCTATCAATTCCATCGTAAAAGGCTACACCCTGTGATCATGGCAGCGGAGATGCACGAGCGCCTGGTAAGCATTCATCCATTTATTGATGGAAATGGAAGAACTGCCAGGTTGGTGATGAACTTAATCCTTATGCGGCATGGTTATACCAGAGCTAATATTAAGGGTTCAACAGAAAGCAGGGCCAGGTATTACGAAGCATTAGATGCCGTGCAAAGCGACGCCAACCATGAATATTTATATGAACTGGTAGTCGATGAATGCATTGAATCACTTCGAGAGCACCTTGAATTGACATAAAGAAATAAAAGATAATATTTCAATAAGATGAAAGAACTAACTGTTAAAGAACTGAAACAATTGATCGACGATGGGGCAGATTTCCAATTGGTCGATGTGCGAGAGCCCAATGAATTTGAGTTCGCGAATATCAATGGGGAATTGATCCCTATGGGTTCTGTTCCTGAAAATGTCGACAAGTTCTCAAAAGACAAACAAGTGATTGTGCAATGCCGAAGTGGTAAGCGAAGTGCGGACGTGATCCGATTCCTGGAGCAGAATCATGGATATGACAACCTGTACAATCTGGTAGGTGGTATCCTCGCATGGTCAGATGAGATTGATTCGACGGTGCCGAAGTATTGAGAATGTAAGAACAAAAAATTATAAAAGAGATACCGGTATTCTTTAGCCTTTTTTAAAATTAAGACTAAAGAAACCGGTATGACGTACTCCTTCTTATAAATCTCCCAACAAAGTCTCCACTGCTTTTTGTAATTGTGGATCCTCTTTTTTGGCTTTATATGCTGGTGGGTTTTCTAATTCAATGTGTGGTACGGCAGGGCCATGCTCCATGTTTTCCCCGGTTGCTTTCACATACCAGGCACGGAAAGGCATTCTTACAAATGAGCCATCAATCAATCCCATTCCCCCAGTAGAAATCACTGCACCGAAAGTCGCTTTTCCTACTAATTTTCCAATACCCAAGTGCTTGTATGCATGGGAGAAAATCTCCGCATTAGAATAGCTACTCTCGTTGCACAAAGCCACGGAAGGCTTAGTCCAGCTTGCTAAGGGTAATCTTTCAGAGAAAGGATAGGTCTCTGCAAAATTCTTATTTTCCGCTTGCAGGTCTTTAGCAGCTCCCCTTGGAACCGTATACGCATGTTGCTCCACATTGAGAACCGCCATTAAGTAGTCGGTGGTCCAGCCTCCACCATTGTAACGTACATCGATCACAATGCCTTCTTTGCCCTGACCTGCAGCTGTTAGCTCACGCTCAAAACGCTCAAAACTGGTCCAATTCATGCCTCGAATATGCAAATAGCCCAGTCGGCCATTAGAATATTGATCAGTCAGTCTTCTTCTTTCCTCTACCCAATCATCATACAATTCGGAATTCAAAGAACGGACTGGCCAAATGACTACATCTTCCACCTTCTTGTTTCGATCAACCTCAAGCAGTACCGGATTGTCTGAAGACGCTTTCAACAATTCATAAACATTGGTACTTGCTGTAACAGGTTCCTGATTGATGGTCTGGATCACATCACCAACATTGAGTTTACTCTCCTCTTTATCGGCTGGGCTTCCTGACAATACACGGGTTACTTCAAATCCTTTTTTGACGTTCTTTCCCTCGATCCCGAGCTGTCCGGTTCTTTCACGTTGCGTTTCCTTCAACTCATTGTTACTTCTGAGGCCCATATGACTGGAATTGAGCTGGCCTAACAAGTTGTTGTAGAAATATCCGAAATCTTCAGTAGTGCTGGCTTTCAAAGCCACAGGTTTATATTTCTTTTTCAAGGCTTCCCAATCCTGTCCATGGAAATTAGGATCATAAAAACCTGCATTTAAACCTCTCCAGGCCTCTTCGAAAATTTGTTCCCGCTCCGCAACGTGATCAATTGATATCTTACTAGAAACCGTCAAGTTGCTCGCCTTATCGTCCTTGGTTTTCATAGTAACTACCTTGCCTCCGGTGGTCAGAAACAGCACTGATTCTTGCTTCTCGTCTAATCGTATTCTCCGTGGAGATTTTCCTCCTCCGTAGACTTCCTTCTTTTTCGTACCATCCCACTTGATCTTATACAGATTCCGCTCTACCGAAGCATTGGTACGGCCACTCCCATTGAGTGAATAGTAAATCCAGTTGCCAGACTTATCAAAGACCATATCACCTTCATTGCCGGAATAAGCCGTGACTTGCTCCAATCTTTGATAAATCTTTGGATCGATCTCGATGACTACTTCAGATTCTTCATCCTTCTTTTTGTCATCCGACCCTTCTTTCTCTTCACGTTTCCAGTTTTCACGCGCCTTCTCCCAGTCCGACTTTTTCAACCAGGCAAACCAAACGTCCTGGTCACCATTGTTACGAGAAGAAATGAAGCCCAATTTCGAGCCATCAGGACTCCAGACAGGATTCCCGTCACCTTTAGGGTGCATGCTCACATTGATCGGCTCTTCTGAATCGTCAGCTTTGTGAATGTAGATCTCCTGATTGAAGTACAGGTCTGACAAACCATAGGCAAGCCACTTGCTATCGGGTGACCATGCGACACCATTTGGTGTGGCCCAGCCTTCTACTAACGTTTTCTTATTGGATAGCTTTCCTTCTTCAGAAATATCAGCCACGATCAGTTTGCCTCGACCTTGTCTGTAAGCAAGCTTTGATTTATCGGGTGACAATATTGGAGCAAATTCTTCTTCAGAAGTTTTGTCTATTTGTTTTACAGTTCTCCTAAACGTTTTGAAAAGGTCTTTTTCCTCTTCATCCGAAGACTCAGCCATGAACAAATCGTACTGTCCATTGCGATCTGAAGTGAAAATAAGCTTTTCATCATTTAGCCATTTCACAGACCGATCATTTGCAGGATTATTCGTGATTCGGACGCTGCGGCTATCTTCCTTATCGTTTCTTGTTAAAAAGATTTCACCTCGATGTACATAAGCCATGTATTTGCCATTTGGGGAAATCGCAAACTCAGATACACGATTGGAGATGGTTTTATCAGAAACCTGATCATATCTGGCATCAGATGCTACCTGAATGGAAATGCTTTGGGTTTGTCCTGAACTCAGATCATATGCAGCTACTTGATCCATGGCTTGATAAATCACCTTCTGAGCTGTGGTGCTCAAGCTGATTGAATTGATACCATTATCAGATAATTGTGTTAGCTGACTGATTTCACCTGATAGGTTGG
Coding sequences within:
- a CDS encoding prolyl oligopeptidase family serine peptidase, with product MKHLKLLILLVMICHLSIAQEVQGEIEQLRNQVANLRHSFDIVRKQLDDVLWYDKVGDVAYIDKVYLTGPPKADRVEKNKTRQGYGNPFRFQSYVFIPKGIDPSKKYPLLVLPHGGVHSNFNTYYTHIIRELMAQQYIVVAAEYRGSTGYGRGFYQSIDYGGLEVEDVYASRNYMVENYDIVDESRIGIFGWSHGGLITLMNIFDHPKDYKVAYAGVPVSDLIARMGYKTQGYRDLYSVDYHIGKSAYADVEEYKKRSPAWQAHKLETPLLIHTNTNDADVNVLEVEHLIKSLKAEGKKFEYEIYQDIPGGHSFDRIDSKKAQEVRLKIYKFLGGYLNPPKKFNSVKDLRKAAYRF
- a CDS encoding Fic family protein; its protein translation is MFGEKIKAYREQQGLKLKELAAKTLIDQTLLSRFEKGSRLPTDQQLTALASGLNTDPQELRVHWLAEKIVKVVQYEPIAIEAMMVAEERVEYLSSKAVLEFPKISPRIQSKLIQIDELKAKWQSKHPLGPSHLKRLREYFDIQYTFESNRIEGNTLSLRETDLIINKGLTIGDKSMQEHLEAVNHAEAIDYVADLVLAKLNLNKRNILDIHRLILKGIDTENAGVYRKVPVRISGSTNELPQPHRLEPMMLDYFQFYQFHRKRLHPVIMAAEMHERLVSIHPFIDGNGRTARLVMNLILMRHGYTRANIKGSTESRARYYEALDAVQSDANHEYLYELVVDECIESLREHLELT
- a CDS encoding rhodanese-like domain-containing protein, which gives rise to MKELTVKELKQLIDDGADFQLVDVREPNEFEFANINGELIPMGSVPENVDKFSKDKQVIVQCRSGKRSADVIRFLEQNHGYDNLYNLVGGILAWSDEIDSTVPKY
- a CDS encoding S41 family peptidase, producing the protein MKNVKMMIGLLTLFVLSGQLMAQPLIMQPSISPDGQLIAFSYQGDLWTVGVNGGRASRLTIHEGYDGNPRWSNDGNQIYFQSDRFGNNDIFLMSAGGGIPTRLTFHSGNDDLMSIQENGNALFGTRRIYAQVERSREIYEVSASGGTPTRYMDAMGFDAVVSPDGSKVAFVRGTCRIAREAYRGPANRDVWVWDRNADSYQQLTTFDGNDFSPLWLNDNELLFLSARSGRYNVHRANLSGEISQLTQLSDNGINSISLSTTAQKVIYQAMDQVAAYDLSSGQTQSISIQVASDARYDQVSDKTISNRVSEFAISPNGKYMAYVHRGEIFLTRNDKEDSRSVRITNNPANDRSVKWLNDEKLIFTSDRNGQYDLFMAESSDEEEKDLFKTFRRTVKQIDKTSEEEFAPILSPDKSKLAYRQGRGKLIVADISEEGKLSNKKTLVEGWATPNGVAWSPDSKWLAYGLSDLYFNQEIYIHKADDSEEPINVSMHPKGDGNPVWSPDGSKLGFISSRNNGDQDVWFAWLKKSDWEKARENWKREEKEGSDDKKKDEESEVVIEIDPKIYQRLEQVTAYSGNEGDMVFDKSGNWIYYSLNGSGRTNASVERNLYKIKWDGTKKKEVYGGGKSPRRIRLDEKQESVLFLTTGGKVVTMKTKDDKASNLTVSSKISIDHVAEREQIFEEAWRGLNAGFYDPNFHGQDWEALKKKYKPVALKASTTEDFGYFYNNLLGQLNSSHMGLRSNNELKETQRERTGQLGIEGKNVKKGFEVTRVLSGSPADKEESKLNVGDVIQTINQEPVTASTNVYELLKASSDNPVLLEVDRNKKVEDVVIWPVRSLNSELYDDWVEERRRLTDQYSNGRLGYLHIRGMNWTSFERFERELTAAGQGKEGIVIDVRYNGGGWTTDYLMAVLNVEQHAYTVPRGAAKDLQAENKNFAETYPFSERLPLASWTKPSVALCNESSYSNAEIFSHAYKHLGIGKLVGKATFGAVISTGGMGLIDGSFVRMPFRAWYVKATGENMEHGPAVPHIELENPPAYKAKKEDPQLQKAVETLLGDL